CAACATCAAGGTCAAAACCATAGCTTATTCTTCCATGTTAAGAAAAGTATGCTAAAAAATGAgggttagaaaataaaataatgccTGGTTTGAAATATACTTTATAAACTAGCATATGGAAAGCAACTGATGAACTGAATTTCATCACAGTTTCAGATGAGatggaaaatttaagaaataagatATCAACAACAGTAAATCAGTGCCATATAACTTGATAGTTGATATACAACTACATAAATCAAATAAGCAATGAAATTTAAGGCTTCACTAAGTTCAACAGTCACTATAATAAGCGCTTTCAGTTTATACATCATCAATACAATTGACAACCACATTTCTAATTAAAAGGTGAATCAATCTTAACAGTTACCTGGCGTGAATAATGCTCAGCATCCCTCTTCATGGCAGCCATTTCAACCCTCATTTTCTGCACTTTAGCCTGCAGCCAGACAAATAGATCAGAGAAAATAAATCCACAAATCAGCcagcaaaagaaaacaaaataatctTGATATAAATGTACAATGATAATACTTGCCTCTAATGAAGAGAGCTTGCTCTCAGCATCTCTTTGACCTTGGCGTGCACGCTCCACTTCCTCCTGCCATGCCTGCATCTAACATCACCATCTTTAAGCCATTGCCTCTTACATTAATTACAGTTGGTGGAACAACTAATGGCCACAGATTATGCCTATAACTAGATATTAATTACATTTTGAACTGTTGACTTCAGAATGTTCTTAATGATATAGAAACCCACATTCCAGTAGATTACTTGAGGTACTGAAATCAAATAGGTAAGATGCATTTTATTTTCTAGACTGGCTAGATGgaaataaaccaaaaaatataatttgcaaGACAGAGTTCAGAAAGTTACATCCTCATCATATTTACCTGAAGCATTTGATTTGCTTCTTCTGGGGACTTCTTTTGTCCACGACGAAAACGAGCTTCCATGTCTTGCAATTCTTGATTTAAAGATGTGTATTCAACCTGATATATCAGGTTAATTTTAAGAGCTTTTTCACTTCATATTTAGCCCAGCCAGAAGGACAAGCTTTCATTAAAAAAGCACTGTTATCATTTTGTTTTACCTCAAGAAGTGCCACCTTCTGTAAGTTTTAGCATTCCATTGTGAATGTTAAAAAATTTCCAAACTCACCGTCAATCACAAAGCACGAGACTGCCGCCGTCGAAGCATATAAAACAAACATCTTCTTCATCATCCTCATCCTTCCTTTGAGGCGGTGGCAGCGGCGCCGATGACGACGTGGTTCTCACTTGATTCCTCGACGGTCTTCCCCATCTCCGCTTTCCAGCACTCATCCCAACAACTGTCACTCCATTCTCCTCCTCCGCCGTAGCACCAGCAACTCCACACCTTGTAAAGAATCACCACTCAAACTCCTACAACTATTatcaacaaaaataattaaagaaatatatacTGAAAGCAATAGAAATAAATAAGAACACCTCTTGAACAGGAGGAAGTGCGGCTCTTCTTAGTTTTTCTCTTGACATTTTCCCTTGAAATCCTGTTTCATTTCTAGTTCTTCAATGGAAAGAAAGTActgattttcttcttcttattcatGAAGATCTGATTGAAAGGGAAAATGGGAAATTTGGGGGCAAATTTTGAGATTGAAAGAGAAAAAGAATTAAGTACAAACTTTTATTTGGGGCATTTAGGGCGCTCGATAGATATGAGAAAAAGAGGGAGTAATGAGCGGGTagtcaaaaattatttttcggGAGTGGGtgggattttaatttttttgacggcgtttttaagaaaaatgctgctattgcttattatttgctctgctgaaaattattttattttgtataaaacgacgtcgttttgctctgttgaaaatttcaatatatttttaaatccacATGCTAATACATataaagtctatctattatatatttcttaaataatttaaactatactcataattttaatatatttaatttattattatcttttttataattatataataacatatttaaaatataaattaaaaaaataattaatctaaacccaacaCCCTAACCTGACCCCTAAATCTCTAAACCTTAAATTCCTAACTCttaaacccctaaaccttaaattggGCATTGGCAAAATTTAATAAGTATTACGGCGTTTTCTTACAAAACGACACTAAAATATTTTAATCCAGGACATAAAAGGCGCCGCATTGATAAAATGCTCTTTATACTTGCGGCGCTTTCagtaaaacgccacaaaaatatttcattctttacgaaaacgacatcgttttaacatatttaaaatcaTATGGAAAAACGCCGGTATAAAATTTTTATTCCTCAAATTAAACGACGCCGTATAGAAAATTTAGAACATAAATTTGTGGCGATTTTTGGCTTAAACGCCaatataaaattcaattattctaatgaaacggcaccgtttttaAAAATTCGAATGTATATTAGCAGTGTTTTTTGCTATAAACGCCGCCAAactcaattttttatattcaattagtataaaaacttatataaaaattaataatgtttacaattttttatatcttttacacttatataaaaacttatttaataaataaattaaaaaatactaattaccctaaaccttaaaccctaactcgaccccaaatctctaaaccctaaatctctAATTCTAAACCTCTAATCCCAAACTCATAACCCTAATTACCCCAATTAACCACTAACCACTAACTACTAAtccttattatttaatatatataatttaaaaatagaaattaaatcaaatactatACTCTAACCCGACCATTAacccttaaatcctaaaccctgaACTCTTAACCTTGaacctttaaaccctaaacccataacGCATAACCCCCAACCcctaacctctaacccctaacccctaaaccttatttaatttataaattaacatattaattaatCTAGACCCTAAACCCTATTCATTATTTCTAGTGGGTATTAGACCAAGTAACAACCTCATTTGTcccttttcattcattttcagTTCTTACTATTGAGTAGGTACTATTAGGTCATTGTTGTGTTCATGTTTGattaactaaatataaaattatttttggtaataaaattatcaatatataatattatttat
The genomic region above belongs to Gossypium hirsutum isolate 1008001.06 chromosome D05, Gossypium_hirsutum_v2.1, whole genome shotgun sequence and contains:
- the LOC107947929 gene encoding uncharacterized protein isoform X5, translated to MHLTYLISVPQVIYWNVGFYIIKNILKSTVQNAWQEEVERARQGQRDAESKLSSLEAKVQKMRVEMAAMKRDAEHYSRQVFQRRKMLRIDGLCKKMGYKDAKLLMLYGVPW
- the LOC107947929 gene encoding golgin candidate 1 isoform X4, whose protein sequence is MEARFRRGQKKSPEEANQMLQAWQEEVERARQGQRDAESKLSSLEAKVQKMRVEMAAMKRDAEHYSRQVFQRRKMLRIDGLCKKMGYKDAKLLMLYGGRSSINRLISVSLT
- the LOC107947929 gene encoding golgin candidate 1 isoform X3 is translated as MEARFRRGQKKSPEEANQMLQMQAWQEEVERARQGQRDAESKLSSLEAKVQKMRVEMAAMKRDAEHYSRQVFQRRKMLRIDGLCKKMGYKDAKLLMLYGGRSSINRLISVSLT
- the LOC107947929 gene encoding golgin candidate 1 isoform X6 — translated: MEARFRRGQKKSPEEANQMLQEEVERARQGQRDAESKLSSLEAKVQKMRVEMAAMKRDAEHYSRQVFQRRKMLRIDGLCKKMGYKDAKLLMLYGGRSSINRLISVSLT
- the LOC107947929 gene encoding uncharacterized protein isoform X2, whose protein sequence is MHLTYLISVPQVIYWNVGFYIIKNILKSTVQNAWQEEVERARQGQRDAESKLSSLEAKVQKMRVEMAAMKRDAEHYSRQVFQRRKMLRIDGLCKKMGYKDAKLLMLYGGRSSINRLISVSLT